From Bacillus pumilus, one genomic window encodes:
- a CDS encoding glycoside hydrolase family 9 protein → MASYNYVEVLQKSLLFYEAQRSGKLPESSRLNWRGDSGLEDGKDVGHDLTGGWYDAGDHVKFGLPMAYSAAVLAWTVYEYREAYEEAELLDDILDQIRWTTDYFLKAHTGPNEFWAQVGDGNADHAWWGPAEVMPMSRPAFKIDENCPGTEVAAQTAAALAAGSIIFKETDAPYAAKLLTHAKQLYAFADRYRGEYTDCVTNAQPFYNSWSGYIDELIWGGIWLYLATNEETYLNQALKAVEEWPKDWDYTFTMSWDNTFFASQILLARITKENRFIESTERNLDYWTTGLVQNGKVERITYTPGGLAWLDQWGSLRYTANAAFLAFVYADWVSDEEKKNRYQTFAIKQTHYMLGDNPLNRSYVVGFGQNPPKHPHHRTAHGSWSNQLTNPPYHRHTLYGALVGGPNAQDQYDDDISDYVSNEVATDYNAAFTGNIAKMVQLFGKGQSKLPNFPPKEQAQDEFFVEAALMNNDTTSTQVKAVLYNRSGWPARSSQTLSFRYYVNLSEVFAKGFTEKDIQVTAAYNEGASLSPLKVYDASAHVYYAEIDFTGLAIFPGGESEHKKEIQFRLSAPNGAIIWDASNDYSFQGLTSNMQKTARIPVFDDGALVFGALPDK, encoded by the coding sequence ATGGCATCTTATAATTATGTAGAGGTTCTTCAAAAATCCTTGTTGTTTTATGAAGCGCAGCGGTCTGGAAAGCTTCCCGAAAGCAGCCGTCTCAACTGGCGGGGAGATTCTGGACTAGAGGACGGGAAGGATGTAGGGCATGATTTAACTGGCGGCTGGTATGACGCAGGTGATCATGTGAAATTTGGGCTTCCGATGGCCTACTCAGCAGCTGTGCTTGCATGGACAGTATATGAATACCGAGAAGCCTATGAAGAGGCAGAACTGCTAGATGACATCCTCGATCAAATCAGGTGGACAACGGATTATTTTTTGAAAGCACATACAGGTCCGAACGAGTTTTGGGCGCAGGTAGGTGATGGGAACGCCGATCATGCTTGGTGGGGACCGGCAGAAGTGATGCCGATGAGCCGGCCAGCTTTTAAAATTGATGAAAATTGTCCAGGAACAGAAGTAGCCGCACAAACTGCTGCAGCTTTAGCAGCGGGTTCTATCATTTTTAAAGAGACAGATGCCCCTTATGCAGCAAAGCTTCTGACCCACGCGAAACAGCTTTATGCATTTGCTGACAGGTATCGCGGCGAGTATACAGATTGTGTCACAAACGCTCAGCCGTTTTACAACTCCTGGAGCGGCTATATTGATGAACTCATTTGGGGCGGAATCTGGCTGTACTTGGCAACAAATGAAGAGACCTATTTAAATCAAGCACTAAAAGCAGTAGAAGAATGGCCAAAGGATTGGGATTATACGTTTACCATGTCATGGGACAATACTTTCTTCGCTTCACAAATCTTACTCGCAAGAATCACGAAGGAGAATAGATTTATAGAATCGACAGAGCGTAACCTCGATTACTGGACCACAGGTCTTGTTCAAAATGGAAAAGTCGAAAGAATCACTTATACGCCTGGCGGTTTGGCATGGCTAGATCAATGGGGATCGCTTCGTTATACAGCAAATGCAGCATTTTTAGCCTTTGTCTATGCTGATTGGGTTTCAGATGAAGAAAAAAAGAATCGATATCAAACGTTTGCGATCAAGCAAACTCACTATATGCTAGGTGATAATCCGCTAAATAGAAGCTATGTCGTTGGGTTTGGCCAGAACCCGCCGAAGCATCCACACCATCGAACTGCACATGGCTCATGGTCTAACCAGCTGACAAATCCTCCGTATCATCGGCACACTCTTTATGGAGCGCTTGTTGGTGGGCCTAATGCACAGGATCAATATGACGATGACATCTCTGATTATGTATCAAACGAGGTGGCGACGGACTATAATGCCGCCTTTACTGGAAATATAGCCAAAATGGTGCAGCTGTTTGGAAAGGGGCAATCTAAGCTTCCAAATTTCCCGCCTAAAGAACAGGCTCAGGATGAGTTTTTTGTAGAGGCAGCTCTGATGAATAACGATACAACATCAACTCAGGTGAAGGCGGTTCTATACAATCGTTCCGGCTGGCCGGCAAGAAGCAGTCAAACGCTGTCCTTTAGATATTATGTCAATCTAAGTGAGGTCTTTGCAAAGGGATTCACTGAAAAAGATATTCAAGTGACAGCAGCCTACAATGAAGGCGCTTCCTTATCTCCGCTGAAGGTATATGACGCATCAGCCCACGTATATTATGCAGAAATTGATTTTACGGGCTTAGCTATTTTTCCTGGAGGAGAATCAGAGCATAAGAAGGAAATACAATTTCGATTATCTGCACCAAATGGGGCGATTATATGGGATGCCTCAAATGATTATTCCTTTCAAGGCTTAACATCTAATATGCAAAAAACAGCGAGGATTCCTGTTTTTGATGATGGTGCTTTGGTATTTGGTGCACTTCCAGACAAATAA
- a CDS encoding glycoside hydrolase family 48 protein gives MSNKERFLTLYHQIKSDANGYFSPEGIPYHSIETLICEAPDYGHMTTSEAYSYWLWLEVLYGHYTGDWSKLEAAWDNMEKYIIPVNEDGNDEQPHMSAYNPSSPATYAAEKPYPDQYPSQLSGARPAGQDPIDGELKSTYGTNETYLMHWLLDVDNWYKYGNLLNPSHTAAYVNTFQRGPQESVWEAIPHPSQDDKSFGKPNEGFMSLFTKENQAPAAQWRYTNATDADARAIQVMYWAKELGYNESAYLDKAKKMGDFLRYGMYDKYFQTIGSGKQGNPYPGNGKGACHYLMAWYTSWGGGLGDHANWSWRIGASHCHQGYQNPVAAYALSSDKGGLKPSSATGASDWEKTLKRQLEFYVWLQSKEGAIAGGATNSWNGDYSAYPAGRSTFYDMAYEDAPVYLDPPSNNWFGMQAWPMERVAELYYIFVKDGDKTSENVQMAKSCITKWVDYALDYIFIGSRPVSDEEGYFLDDQGQRILGGTNAAVATTSAPGEFWLPGNIAWSGQPDTWNGFQSATGNPNLTAVTKDPTQDTGVLGSLVKALTFFAAATKLETGDYTALGVRAKDAAAQLLEVAWNYNDGVGIVTEEEREDYDRFFKKEVYFPNGWNGTFGQGNQIPGASTIPSDPQRGGNGVYTSFADLRPNIKQDPAWSSLESKYQSSFNEATGKWENGAPVFTYHRFWSQVDMATAYAEYHRLIN, from the coding sequence TTGTCAAACAAAGAACGGTTTTTAACGCTTTATCATCAAATTAAAAGTGATGCGAATGGATATTTTTCACCAGAAGGAATTCCGTATCATTCAATCGAGACGCTCATTTGCGAAGCGCCTGATTACGGGCATATGACAACGTCAGAAGCGTATAGCTATTGGCTGTGGCTTGAGGTGTTGTACGGACATTACACAGGAGATTGGAGCAAATTAGAGGCAGCCTGGGACAATATGGAGAAGTACATCATCCCAGTAAATGAAGATGGAAATGATGAGCAGCCGCATATGAGCGCCTACAACCCTTCTAGCCCAGCCACATACGCAGCAGAAAAACCATACCCGGATCAATACCCTAGCCAGTTAAGCGGTGCTCGTCCTGCGGGTCAAGATCCGATTGATGGTGAATTGAAATCAACCTATGGAACGAATGAAACGTATTTAATGCACTGGCTGCTTGATGTCGATAACTGGTATAAATATGGAAACTTGCTCAACCCATCACATACAGCTGCATATGTGAACACATTCCAGCGTGGTCCACAGGAATCCGTATGGGAGGCCATCCCTCATCCTTCACAAGATGATAAATCTTTTGGAAAGCCGAATGAAGGCTTTATGAGCTTGTTCACAAAAGAAAATCAAGCACCAGCTGCTCAGTGGCGCTATACCAATGCGACGGATGCTGATGCGCGTGCAATACAAGTGATGTATTGGGCGAAGGAACTCGGCTATAATGAGTCAGCCTATCTTGATAAAGCGAAAAAAATGGGGGATTTTCTTCGTTACGGTATGTACGATAAATATTTTCAAACGATTGGAAGCGGCAAACAGGGGAATCCGTACCCTGGAAACGGAAAGGGTGCCTGTCATTACTTAATGGCGTGGTATACCTCTTGGGGCGGAGGACTTGGCGACCATGCCAACTGGTCATGGCGTATTGGAGCTAGCCATTGTCACCAAGGGTATCAAAACCCTGTCGCCGCTTATGCTTTATCCTCAGACAAAGGAGGCTTAAAGCCATCTTCCGCTACTGGTGCAAGCGATTGGGAAAAAACATTAAAAAGGCAGCTTGAATTTTATGTATGGCTTCAATCTAAAGAGGGAGCGATTGCAGGAGGTGCAACCAATAGCTGGAATGGAGACTATAGTGCTTATCCGGCGGGAAGAAGTACTTTTTACGATATGGCATATGAGGATGCACCTGTTTATCTTGACCCGCCTTCTAATAACTGGTTTGGGATGCAGGCATGGCCGATGGAGCGCGTAGCAGAGCTTTATTACATTTTTGTGAAAGACGGAGACAAAACATCTGAAAATGTCCAAATGGCCAAATCTTGCATCACAAAATGGGTCGACTATGCATTAGATTACATTTTTATCGGCAGCCGTCCTGTGTCGGATGAAGAGGGTTATTTCTTAGATGACCAAGGACAAAGAATTCTAGGAGGAACAAATGCTGCTGTTGCTACAACGAGTGCACCTGGCGAGTTTTGGCTTCCTGGAAATATTGCTTGGAGCGGACAGCCTGACACTTGGAATGGGTTCCAGTCTGCAACAGGAAATCCAAACTTAACAGCTGTAACAAAAGATCCAACTCAGGATACGGGCGTACTAGGGAGTCTAGTCAAGGCTTTAACTTTCTTTGCTGCTGCCACTAAGCTAGAAACAGGAGATTATACAGCGCTTGGTGTCAGAGCGAAAGATGCTGCCGCACAGCTCCTTGAGGTTGCGTGGAATTACAATGATGGCGTGGGCATTGTAACAGAAGAAGAAAGAGAGGACTATGACCGCTTCTTTAAAAAAGAAGTGTATTTCCCAAATGGTTGGAACGGGACATTTGGTCAAGGGAATCAGATTCCTGGAGCCAGCACTATTCCTTCTGATCCGCAGCGAGGAGGTAATGGGGTCTATACGAGTTTTGCTGATCTTCGTCCGAACATTAAACAAGATCCAGCATGGTCTTCACTCGAGAGTAAATATCAGTCTTCATTTAATGAAGCAACAGGCAAATGGGAGAATGGGGCACCGGTTTTCACCTATCACCGTTTCTGGTCTCAAGTGGATATGGCCACTGCCTACGCTGAATATCATCGTCTCATCAACTAG
- a CDS encoding endo-1,4-beta-xylanase, with protein sequence MVKERSFLHQSLNKGENGQINLKWKKEENDRISEHRQRDLEINVTNHEKKPIAGIEVEIKQNRHEFAFGSAMNDQVLFNQQYADFFVKYFNWAVFENEAKWYANEPERGKITYEKADAMLNFADKHQLPVRGHALFWEVEDANPSWLRSLPNHEVYESMKNRLEHAGNHFKGRFRHWDVNNEMMHGSFFKDRFGKNIWKWMYEETKKIDPQALLFVNDYNVISYGEHHAYKAHINELRQLGAPIEAIGVQGHFEERVDPVVVKERLDVLAELGLPIWVTEYDSVHPDANRRADNLEALYRVAFSHPAVKGVLMWGFWAGAHWRGEHAAIVNYDWSLNEAGRRYEKLLNEWTTQRVEKTDANGNVTCRAFHGTYEIRIGKESKLLKQQTIELDSNEQTPLRLDVIVPEEG encoded by the coding sequence ATGGTCAAAGAAAGAAGTTTTCTTCATCAATCATTAAACAAGGGCGAAAATGGGCAGATAAATCTGAAGTGGAAAAAAGAGGAGAATGATCGAATTTCAGAGCATAGACAAAGAGATCTTGAAATAAATGTCACAAATCACGAAAAAAAGCCAATAGCAGGTATAGAGGTTGAGATTAAGCAAAATAGGCATGAATTCGCATTTGGTTCAGCGATGAATGACCAAGTGTTGTTTAATCAACAATATGCCGATTTTTTTGTGAAGTATTTTAATTGGGCTGTTTTTGAAAATGAGGCAAAATGGTATGCGAATGAACCTGAAAGAGGGAAAATCACTTACGAAAAAGCAGATGCGATGCTGAATTTTGCAGATAAACATCAACTTCCAGTGAGAGGGCACGCTTTATTTTGGGAGGTAGAGGATGCGAATCCAAGCTGGCTGAGGTCACTACCGAATCACGAAGTGTATGAATCGATGAAAAACCGGCTTGAGCATGCGGGTAATCATTTTAAAGGGAGATTCCGTCATTGGGATGTAAACAATGAAATGATGCATGGTTCATTTTTTAAAGATCGCTTCGGGAAAAATATTTGGAAGTGGATGTATGAAGAAACGAAAAAAATTGACCCTCAAGCACTATTGTTTGTGAATGATTATAATGTGATCTCATATGGTGAGCACCACGCTTATAAAGCGCATATCAATGAACTGCGTCAGTTAGGCGCACCTATTGAGGCGATTGGTGTTCAAGGACATTTTGAAGAACGGGTCGATCCAGTCGTTGTAAAAGAGAGGCTCGATGTGCTTGCTGAGCTTGGTCTTCCTATATGGGTTACAGAGTACGATTCTGTTCACCCTGACGCTAATAGAAGAGCGGATAACCTAGAGGCTTTATATCGCGTCGCATTTAGTCATCCAGCCGTAAAAGGAGTGCTAATGTGGGGATTTTGGGCAGGTGCCCATTGGAGAGGTGAGCATGCGGCCATCGTGAATTATGATTGGTCTTTAAATGAAGCAGGCCGACGTTACGAAAAGCTTCTAAATGAGTGGACGACACAAAGAGTTGAAAAAACAGATGCGAATGGCAATGTGACATGTCGAGCATTTCACGGGACATATGAGATTCGAATCGGTAAAGAAAGTAAACTGTTAAAACAACAGACAATTGAACTTGATTCAAATGAACAAACACCGCTTCGGCTAGATGTGATCGTACCTGAAGAAGGCTAG
- a CDS encoding glycoside hydrolase 5 family protein, with amino-acid sequence MKKWTQRVSCFILVAAIWAGWFSLTIKAASYVQTSGTQFTLNNQPFYFAGTNNYYFHYKSKKMVDAVFDDMKAMNLKVIRIWGFHDGAPQENSVLQSSPGVYEESGFQKLDYAIYKAGQEGIKLVIPLVNNWDDFGGMNQYVKWFEAGAHDAFYTDPRIQKAYKNYVRYVLERTNTYTGVQYKDDPAIMTWELANEPRVQSDPTGNILVKWADEMSTWIKSLDRHHLVAVGDEGFFRIPGHEDWFYGGGEGVDWDRLTALSNIDYGTYHLYPDHWNKSAAWGVKWIEDHITRGKSIGKPVVLEEFGVQNQSARPDVYQSWLSAVERLGGAGSQFWILTSIQDDDSLYPDYDGFRIIKGSREAALISEHAKRMNEKN; translated from the coding sequence ATGAAGAAATGGACTCAAAGAGTGTCTTGCTTCATACTTGTGGCCGCTATATGGGCCGGCTGGTTTTCACTTACGATTAAGGCCGCCTCTTATGTACAGACGTCTGGTACACAATTTACGCTGAACAATCAACCATTTTACTTCGCTGGCACAAATAATTACTATTTCCATTACAAATCTAAAAAGATGGTAGATGCTGTGTTCGATGATATGAAAGCAATGAATTTAAAGGTCATACGTATTTGGGGATTTCACGATGGGGCCCCTCAAGAAAACTCAGTCTTACAATCTAGTCCAGGGGTCTATGAAGAATCGGGTTTTCAAAAACTAGATTATGCGATTTATAAAGCGGGACAGGAAGGAATAAAACTTGTCATCCCACTAGTGAACAATTGGGATGATTTTGGCGGGATGAATCAATACGTAAAGTGGTTCGAGGCAGGAGCGCATGATGCCTTTTATACAGATCCTCGTATACAAAAAGCTTACAAAAATTATGTGCGCTATGTATTAGAAAGAACCAATACGTACACAGGTGTTCAATATAAGGACGATCCAGCTATTATGACTTGGGAATTAGCTAATGAGCCGCGTGTGCAGTCAGATCCAACGGGAAATATACTAGTCAAATGGGCAGATGAAATGAGTACGTGGATCAAATCGCTGGATCGTCACCATCTTGTTGCAGTAGGAGATGAAGGGTTCTTTCGCATACCAGGACATGAAGACTGGTTTTATGGAGGCGGAGAAGGCGTTGATTGGGATCGTTTGACGGCTCTCTCTAATATCGATTATGGAACCTATCATCTGTACCCAGATCACTGGAACAAGTCAGCTGCTTGGGGAGTGAAATGGATCGAAGACCATATCACCCGCGGGAAGTCAATCGGAAAACCAGTTGTGTTAGAAGAGTTTGGCGTTCAAAATCAATCAGCGCGTCCTGACGTATATCAAAGCTGGCTGTCAGCGGTTGAGCGGCTCGGAGGAGCTGGCAGTCAATTTTGGATTTTAACAAGTATTCAGGACGATGATTCGCTCTATCCGGATTATGACGGTTTCCGCATCATAAAGGGGAGCAGAGAGGCAGCACTTATCAGTGAACATGCGAAAAGAATGAACGAAAAGAACTGA
- the rimP gene encoding ribosome maturation factor RimP, with protein MSKKVVDVVSEMVQPILDGLQLELVDVEFVKEGQNWFLRVFIDSDKGVDIEECAKVSEALSEKLDEADPISQNYFLEVSSPGAERPLKKKADFEKALGKNVFMKTYEPIDGEKAFEGELTSFDGEIATVTVKIKTRKKEINIPYEKIANARLAVSFN; from the coding sequence ATGAGCAAAAAAGTAGTGGATGTCGTAAGCGAAATGGTGCAGCCAATTTTAGATGGCTTACAGCTTGAACTCGTTGATGTTGAATTTGTCAAAGAGGGTCAAAACTGGTTCCTTCGCGTGTTTATTGACTCTGATAAAGGTGTCGATATCGAAGAATGTGCCAAAGTGAGCGAAGCCTTGAGCGAAAAGCTTGATGAGGCAGATCCGATTAGCCAAAACTACTTTCTTGAAGTGTCCTCTCCTGGAGCGGAGCGCCCATTAAAGAAAAAAGCTGATTTTGAAAAAGCACTTGGAAAAAATGTTTTCATGAAAACATATGAACCAATTGATGGTGAAAAAGCATTTGAAGGTGAGCTTACAAGCTTTGATGGTGAGATTGCAACAGTGACAGTGAAGATCAAGACAAGAAAGAAAGAGATCAATATTCCATACGAAAAAATAGCTAACGCAAGATTAGCAGTTTCGTTCAATTAA
- the nusA gene encoding transcription termination factor NusA, with amino-acid sequence MSSELLDALTVLEKEKGISKEIIIEAIEAALISAYKRNFNQAQNVRVDLNRETGTIRVFARKDVVDEVYDSRLEISVDDAANINPNYMVGDVVEIEVTPKDFGRIAAQTAKQVVTQRVREAERGVIYTEFIDREEDIMTGIVQRIDSKFIYVSLGKIEALLPVNEQMPNEDYKPHDRIKVFITKVEKTTKGPQIYVSRTHPGLLKRLFEIEVPEIYDGTVELKSVAREAGDRSKISVRTDDPDVDPVGSCVGPKGQRVQAIVNELKGEKIDIVHWSNDPVEFVANALSPSKVLDVIVNEEDKATTVIVPDYQLSLAIGKRGQNARLAAKLTSWKIDIKSETDARELGIFPRTEDSESLFLEAEPVAEESDE; translated from the coding sequence ATGAGTAGTGAGTTGTTAGATGCCCTGACTGTTCTTGAGAAAGAGAAGGGTATTAGTAAAGAAATTATTATTGAAGCGATAGAAGCTGCACTCATTTCTGCATATAAGCGTAACTTTAATCAAGCACAAAATGTTCGTGTTGATTTAAACCGCGAAACGGGAACGATTCGCGTATTTGCAAGAAAAGATGTTGTAGATGAAGTGTATGATTCTCGCCTTGAAATCTCTGTAGATGATGCAGCCAATATCAACCCGAATTACATGGTAGGTGACGTCGTTGAAATTGAAGTCACGCCAAAAGACTTCGGACGCATTGCAGCTCAGACTGCGAAACAAGTGGTGACGCAGCGAGTGAGAGAAGCAGAGCGAGGTGTGATCTACACTGAGTTTATCGATCGCGAGGAAGACATTATGACGGGAATCGTTCAGCGAATTGACAGTAAATTCATTTACGTGTCACTTGGCAAAATCGAAGCCCTTCTTCCGGTCAACGAACAAATGCCAAATGAGGATTACAAACCACATGACCGCATTAAGGTGTTTATTACAAAAGTCGAAAAAACAACAAAAGGACCACAAATTTATGTGTCTAGAACACATCCAGGTCTTTTAAAGCGTTTATTTGAAATTGAAGTGCCAGAAATTTATGATGGTACTGTAGAGCTTAAATCGGTTGCTAGAGAAGCTGGGGACCGTTCTAAAATATCTGTTCGTACAGATGATCCTGATGTTGACCCAGTTGGTTCTTGTGTTGGACCAAAAGGTCAGCGTGTACAAGCAATTGTCAACGAGCTAAAAGGCGAAAAAATTGACATTGTCCATTGGTCTAATGACCCGGTTGAATTTGTTGCCAATGCATTAAGTCCATCAAAAGTACTTGATGTCATTGTAAATGAAGAAGATAAGGCGACAACAGTTATTGTCCCTGATTATCAGCTGTCGTTAGCCATTGGTAAAAGAGGTCAAAATGCTCGTCTTGCAGCAAAGCTGACTAGCTGGAAAATTGACATTAAAAGCGAAACAGATGCAAGGGAACTCGGTATTTTCCCAAGAACTGAAGACTCTGAATCTCTTTTCTTAGAGGCTGAACCAGTAGCTGAGGAATCTGACGAATAA
- the rnpM gene encoding RNase P modulator RnpM, which yields MNSRKKIPLRKCVVTGEMKPKKELIRVVRSKEGEVSVDATGKKNGRGAYLSLDKETILAAKNKRSLQQQFQTQIDEHIFEELLELAEKVKKPNDSI from the coding sequence GTGAATAGCCGAAAAAAAATCCCGCTTAGAAAATGTGTCGTGACGGGAGAAATGAAACCAAAGAAAGAACTGATCCGTGTTGTTCGATCTAAAGAAGGTGAAGTGTCTGTTGACGCAACCGGAAAAAAGAACGGACGCGGAGCTTACCTTTCTCTCGATAAAGAAACCATTCTTGCGGCAAAGAACAAACGCAGTTTACAGCAGCAATTTCAGACACAGATTGACGAACACATATTTGAAGAATTACTAGAACTAGCTGAAAAGGTGAAAAAACCAAATGACTCAATCTGA
- a CDS encoding YlxQ family RNA-binding protein has product MTQSEWYPLLGLANRARKVVSGEDLVIKEIRHARAKLVLLAADASSNTEKKVSDKCKFYNVPVRKVEDRSVLGRSIGKEARVVVAVTDQGFAKKLISLLD; this is encoded by the coding sequence ATGACTCAATCTGAATGGTATCCTTTGCTTGGTCTAGCAAATCGAGCTCGTAAAGTCGTGTCAGGAGAAGATCTTGTGATCAAAGAAATTAGACATGCGCGTGCTAAGCTGGTTCTTCTTGCAGCAGATGCCTCATCGAACACAGAGAAAAAGGTATCTGACAAATGCAAATTTTATAATGTTCCGGTTAGAAAAGTTGAAGACCGTTCCGTTCTCGGACGTTCTATTGGGAAAGAAGCTCGCGTAGTTGTCGCTGTCACTGACCAAGGCTTCGCTAAGAAGCTGATAAGCTTGCTCGATTAA
- the infB gene encoding translation initiation factor IF-2, whose amino-acid sequence MAKVRVYEYAKAIDVSSKDIIAALKDMNVEVNNHMATLEDDTVKKLDAIYKKAKAKETANEKPAEQKKQSSNKNNDRKKNDVQNNQFNKNKKNNNQNKNKNKRGGNNKPQHQQARPVKPKKELPEKIEFTNSMTVGQLAEELGKETAEIIKKLMMLGVMATINQELDKDTVELIASEYGVPVEEVIILEETELEKYEVEDKEEDMQVRPPVVTIMGHVDHGKTTLLDSIRKTKVVEGEAGGITQHIGAYQIEENGKKITFLDTPGHAAFTTMRARGAEVTDTTILVVAADDGVMPQTIEAINHAKAAEVPIIVAVNKIDKPTANPDRVMQELTEHGLVPEAWGGETIFVPLSAKTGEGIDELIEMILLVSEVGELKANPNRAAKGTVIEAELDKGRGSVATLLVQTGTLHVGDPIVVGNTFGRVRAMVNDIGRRVKTAGPSTPVEITGLNDVPNAGDQFLVFKDEKTARQVGEARASKQLDEQRSDKAKLSLDDLFEQIKQGEVKDINLIVKADVQGSAEALTAALQKIEVEGVKVKIIHTGVGAITESDIILASASNAIVIGFNVRPDGNAKSTAETENVDIRLHRIIYKVIDEIEAAMKGMLDPEYEEKVIGQVEVRQTFKVSKIGTIAGGYVTEGTITRDSGIRLIRDGVVIFEGEVDVLKRFKDDVKEVSQGYECGITIKKYNDIREGDVMESFVMQEIERK is encoded by the coding sequence ATGGCTAAAGTGAGAGTATATGAATACGCAAAAGCCATAGATGTTTCAAGTAAAGATATTATAGCAGCGCTTAAGGATATGAACGTGGAAGTGAACAACCACATGGCGACGCTTGAAGACGACACTGTGAAAAAGCTAGACGCTATCTATAAAAAAGCCAAAGCAAAAGAGACAGCTAACGAGAAACCCGCAGAACAAAAAAAACAATCATCTAACAAAAACAATGATAGAAAGAAGAATGACGTGCAGAATAATCAATTTAATAAAAACAAAAAAAACAACAACCAAAACAAAAACAAAAATAAACGCGGTGGGAATAACAAACCGCAGCATCAGCAAGCTAGACCTGTGAAGCCTAAGAAAGAGCTTCCTGAAAAAATTGAATTTACAAATTCAATGACAGTCGGCCAGTTGGCTGAAGAGCTTGGAAAAGAAACAGCTGAAATTATCAAAAAGCTGATGATGCTTGGTGTTATGGCAACCATTAACCAAGAGCTGGATAAAGATACAGTTGAATTAATCGCTTCTGAATATGGCGTTCCAGTAGAGGAAGTCATTATTTTAGAAGAAACTGAACTTGAAAAGTATGAAGTTGAAGATAAAGAAGAAGATATGCAAGTACGCCCTCCAGTTGTGACGATCATGGGACACGTTGACCACGGGAAAACAACGCTTCTTGACAGCATTCGTAAGACGAAAGTCGTCGAAGGCGAAGCTGGTGGAATCACGCAGCATATCGGTGCTTACCAAATTGAAGAAAACGGCAAGAAAATCACGTTCCTTGATACACCTGGACACGCAGCATTTACAACGATGCGTGCACGTGGTGCTGAGGTAACAGATACGACAATTCTGGTCGTTGCAGCAGATGATGGCGTGATGCCGCAAACGATTGAAGCCATTAACCATGCGAAAGCGGCAGAAGTGCCAATCATTGTCGCTGTCAACAAAATTGACAAACCAACAGCGAACCCTGACCGTGTGATGCAGGAATTAACGGAGCATGGTTTAGTACCAGAAGCTTGGGGCGGCGAAACGATCTTCGTTCCTCTATCTGCAAAAACAGGTGAAGGCATTGACGAATTGATCGAAATGATCCTTCTTGTCAGCGAAGTAGGAGAACTGAAAGCCAACCCAAATCGTGCGGCAAAAGGGACTGTCATCGAGGCTGAGCTTGATAAAGGAAGAGGATCTGTTGCAACCCTTCTTGTTCAAACTGGTACACTTCATGTAGGTGATCCAATCGTTGTCGGAAATACATTTGGCCGCGTTCGTGCAATGGTTAATGACATCGGACGCCGCGTGAAAACAGCAGGACCATCTACACCTGTTGAAATCACTGGTTTAAATGATGTACCGAATGCAGGGGATCAGTTCCTCGTATTCAAAGACGAAAAAACAGCTCGTCAAGTGGGTGAGGCGCGTGCTTCGAAACAGCTTGATGAACAGCGTTCAGACAAAGCAAAATTATCTCTAGATGACCTATTTGAGCAAATCAAACAAGGTGAAGTGAAAGATATCAACTTGATCGTGAAAGCAGACGTACAAGGTTCTGCTGAAGCACTGACGGCCGCTCTTCAAAAAATTGAAGTAGAAGGCGTAAAAGTGAAAATCATCCATACGGGTGTTGGAGCGATTACAGAATCTGATATTATTTTAGCAAGTGCTTCTAATGCGATCGTGATCGGATTTAACGTACGTCCTGATGGAAATGCGAAGAGCACAGCTGAAACAGAAAACGTAGATATCCGCTTACACCGCATTATTTATAAAGTCATCGATGAAATTGAAGCTGCGATGAAAGGGATGCTTGACCCTGAATATGAAGAAAAAGTCATCGGTCAAGTTGAAGTTCGTCAAACGTTCAAAGTTTCTAAAATCGGTACAATTGCTGGTGGCTATGTCACTGAAGGAACCATTACAAGAGATAGTGGTATCCGCTTAATCCGTGACGGCGTCGTTATATTTGAAGGCGAAGTCGACGTATTAAAACGATTCAAAGATGACGTGAAAGAAGTTTCACAAGGCTATGAATGTGGTATTACCATTAAGAAGTACAATGATATCCGTGAAGGTGATGTCATGGAATCATTCGTTATGCAAGAAATCGAAAGAAAATGA